TGCTTTATTCCCTGCCGTTCTACATGCTTTCTCATTTGTTGTCATACGTTTGTTGAGTGTTGGTCACTCTCTACCCATGTATAAAACAAACAACCTCATCTATATtcatttgttttccatttgtgtggcaaatcaatttctttttttagaacAAAGTCAAACTATGTATGCGAAAAAAAAAGGCTTCCACTTAACTTTAATAAATGATGAATACATTTGAATTGAATTTtgacaaaatggaaaaaaaactcccTCCCAAGATCAGGTATTGATCCAAAACAACttgtaaaatacaaaaactatttttaaaattgatgattaatacaatattttatgaataaatatatttaaaagttaCCTCTTACGTAAAGTGGCTTCCTTGTGATGTGTATGGTCTGTAAATGAAAACCACAGACTAAACTGATCTTTGTTAAGTCATTAGGATCACTCACCATCACGTATGAACACACACCGTTCGCCATATTCCACACTATTGCTATATTGCTCGGTTACAGTTGTTCTTACTGGAATACAACGCCTAAATTAACTGCGGAGGGTGAGGATGGGTCGGTGAGAGTTGTTGCTAGACGTCTTGAGGACAAAGTCCCTACTTCCAGATCCACTGTGGATCTGTAGCATGATGCCATTTGTAACAACCTTTCAAAACATCCCAGTGATTAATGCTTTATGGGACAGActccaaataaaacattaagacCTTCTCTTCCAAAGTATCCAGAAAACATGGTTAATACATGTAACGTAATCCCCTTTAAAGGAGCAAATGCTAATATGTTTGTTCATGTGAGATATATCAGCCCCCCCGCCCCATTTTCCTCTGCCTGCTGTAAATATCAAGATCCCTGTGGCTGATCCGAGTCACTGTCTAATGTAACCTGTGGAGGGGGCACCTCTGTGGTGGTCTATAGAGGGAGTACAGATGTGTGGTAATTCTGCTAGGATCTCTATTTCCTCTATTTAAGAACTCCCCCATCTAGAGCACCAGTTTAAAGCATAAAGATATGTATTGTAGCTAAACACTGGAGAATCATAATTATGCTACATAGGGCAAATCCTAAACCAGACAGAACCCCAAGTGAGTTCTAGTGCCCCCTCCCtagtaatttttatatttatcaaaatatgttttacttaAAAGCAAAGCCTCAGCCCCAGCCACGAGCACTATAGAGAGCCTGCAGGAAGCTTCTTATATTATGCTATAGGTCTCAATCTTCATCACATTTTCCACATCCGCATCTAGATAATCCGGGGAGCTGCTGGGACGTCTGATACTGGCCAGTTCTGGTTACACAGCTTTAAAACCATGTTAAAGAGCATGGATATGTAGGAAGAATCTTTGGAAATTCCTTGGAATTTACCATTTGATCAGTTTCTGGTGCAGGGTGCTAAATGTGGGGCAATCAACAGCAACGTCCAATTGGTTTATTCCACTGGTCTCCATGATGGCTGCACTACATTAGAATTTTGTTAGCATATCGCCAAGTCTTCCCTAACAGCTTGTATTTCTCCGTTATACATATAGCTGTGTTGGCTTTCATACAAAATGTATCATATGATACATTCTGAGGTGAGCACAGCTGTTAAGATCCCCTTTTAACAATGGTGTTAGAAACACGTGTATACCCCTTAAAGAGAAAGGATACATGCGATGAATGGAACGAAGTAAATCACGTGTAATATCTGGCTCAACAAAATACATGCTTTTGGAGCATTCATGTCCTGGGTACCAGAAAACATCAATCATGCTGTAATTACACAAATTATTCTAAATAAAGCCGTAACAGTCGAATACTAAAACTTTCAAAGCCTGCGCTTTTAATTACTAAGCATCTGCTAACAATGTGTCTAACACAAtataaagattacattttatcttTATCCAATGCCGTTATAAACGACAGGCCAGCTGTAAGTGACGGGTATCTGATGTATTCACAAACGGCTGCGAGTGAAGTGACGATGGATTCACCACAATAACCGGCAAGCCTGCActgtatgcacacacacacacggctaGGTGATATCTGCAATGTAAACATCAGTACTATCATCCTGTAGCAATAGTAACAATTTAAACGTCTATGTGGGTGCAGGACAGGCGTGTTGACCTTGAGAACCACAAACAGGGCCGCAGGTTCGGATATCCCAGTTCAAGCACAAGCGTCTCAATCACAATGTATGAAACGGATTAAATGATGTACGCCTGGAGAGGTACGCTGTATCCTGGCTGGAATTTGCAGGGGGATAATTGGTATAACCTTGAAGTTCTGCCAACAGTAATGGGGATACTTTGCCAATGACTGCTTAGTACCCGTGCCAGAATTGTGTAAATTCACACTACATTTGTATAAAGTTTTCTTTGTTAAGCATTAGAAATCTGTTTTAACCCCTAACCTGCTTGACAAACATACATGTTTGTGTGCAGaacacagattaaaaaaatgaaataattttgcTTCCAAATGATCAttctgtggggtttttttgtacaatGTTAAGTAGTGGTAGAAGttctaatgtgtgtgtgtgtgtaaacagtATCAGAAATCATTCTTTTCTGCGCAGAAATTTTaagtaaatgtatagatcaatacaAATTTCTTCTTTCAAACctaaaatatttcatacaaaagcaaaaaaaaaggctggTTCCGTCCAGCCTTTAAGCATAAATATGAGCAAATAAAGACGTCAACAGTGGTACTCCGCTACACATGGTTGTTAAATACGTATGTCCTGTCATGTAAACAGAGGAATATGATAAGTAAAAcaacataataacaaaaacTTAACGGAACAGTTGCCACCTTACCATCCTGTGCCTTTATTAAAAGATCAACAGAACAAAAACCGTACGTACCAGGGATGTTTATTAACTTCAAGACACTGTACATTCTGTAATATATTGTTCCACGTTCTGTATTTGTTTGCAACTGTTCAGtgaatatttgtaaaatatatatatatatagtcacatttctttttagtgtctttggaaaacaaaatggctgttaattattatttgcctTTTAATTTATACTCAAGTGTTTAGATTCcaatgttaaaaatgaaacgattaactaaaatatatttttcattgattttgtcacactaataaattactttttattgaaataaactcGTGGAATGTTGTGTTTGTATATTGACTTCGCTCTTCTGAAGATCAGCCATTTTTGCTGTCATTATGTTGCtacaatttaaatttacattttaaatgggttaagtaaaatgaacattttaagaGGTTTTGTTTCAACAAAAATACTTGTAAAGATAATACCTTCTGTATTACCAAATATAACTGATAAAACTAGAACTGTGAAAATGTGGGGTTTCAGTTTTAAACTTTTAATTACCTGCAGGCACTGTCTGTAAACCAAAGACACTGAGAATATTTATGCCAAGAAACACGTATTCAAAATGGgcctaaatacactttttagTTTGCTTTTTTACATTTGCATCAAGCTTGATATaaagaaacaaagcaaaatattgTTTGGACAGTTTGTTTCAGCATGACAAGGTGATCAAATTAACGTATTTACATAGCAGTGAGATAACAGATAATGAACAAAACTTACTTctggattttgttttaaatcctAAATTTCATTTATTGACCTAACGTATCGTTCCATCTCTTTATCAGCAGCGGTGATGAACTGCTTAAAAGTTTGTTGCTCCGCGGCAGAGGCAGGTCTTACAGAAACACATTTCAGaactgttctttttttgtcatAATTACCCACAGCCCTGTGAACGCGACCTCTGATTAGCCTCGGTAATTCTCTGTCCTatccaagggggggggggttggggggagaaaaaaaagttacattatttAAGGAAATTATTTGTTACCCATCAGCATTTTTTCTTACTCGCTTAATAtaagcagggctttcttctgACATACTTATCTCTGGCAATCCCCTGCGATTATCTGAGCAGTGGGTACATATTCACATAATAAGCTATTTGATTTCAAATTTCTATTGTTTAGGATATGCTCTCAAAGCAACACTTCATGCTACCACAATCTGAtgtaaataacctttttttattatattattttttataaaggaCACTTGCTTTTTATTCTGCTTGTATATTATGTGATTTACTTTATATTTCACTACTTGTGAAACTGTCATACTTCTAGCTTAAAATATAAGCACATATTTTAAGCAAATTACATACTATTTCATAGAAAACACAAGGCACGTGACTCTTGCCATCTCGTAACAGGAACATTTTCGATCCGTGTTCACCGCATGTAACAGCAGAATCAAGTGTAgctaacagaagaaaaaaaaacattttaaacttaCTGACTAATAGacaaattctattttaaaaacaaataaatacttcCATTTTGCAGTTGAGTAAAACATGAGTTTTTATATAACAAGACTCCAAGCTTACATCCaatataagagagtgtaagcaGAAATGCATAAAAGATAATGCTAGAAGCTCACATTTTAACGTTAACCCTACGAAATCAGAAGGTTAGAAATATACACAAAGTAGttaaatatattgtgttattAAATAAACTACCATAGCCTTTTTCCACGACCTCTCATTAGCAATATCATACATGTGCCAGGGCGAGGATATAAAAGTTCACACTGAACTTGCATGCCCTTGCCTGTAACTCAGTATTTAAAGTTGCATGTCTACTTTGCAAATGTTAGAATGCAAATTAAGTCAGTCGGTCACGTTTATTTAACTGAAAACCCGACTGCCTAGTGAGCATACACATTTACTTCTTGTCATTGTAATCACAAAAATACTGCAACATATTCCCTTCCTTTTAAACAATCTTAACACAGTATACAAccatgaaaacatgaaatacaGTTCCACCATATTTAGTTCCATTTAAAAATCAGTGCATTACAAAACACTATAATATGCAGTGTTTCTTACGTACCCAACACTTCAAATAATAAAGGTATCCTGTCTGTGTATTCACTCCAATGTTTCATGCTCTCGATAGTTGCCGGTATTATACGTAAagaattttccttttctttgaaAGTCAGCTGATAAAACGGAACAGACTTTAAAGTGATAGAAAGGCTTGTTAGTTGATGTGCTAGTAGTTAAAAACTTTGAGGAAaagtcacaaaaacaaaaaggcatttaaaacATACAGTGAGGAAGAAACCTGCTCTTATGAGTGGAGATTCTCTCTGTAGTGGAAAATCATCCTTTACAATCAATTCCCCAGTATGcctttgtataaatatatatatctatatgtaacaCGAAGAATCCTTGAAATGACCCAGACAGGATTTTGTCCTACCGACCATCTGTATTGGTACATCACTAACACTAGAGTTACAAGGTTAGATCAGCGAGGGACCCTCAGGGGTGAGCACCAGTGTTTATAATGCCTTAAGATCCATTCATATGCACAGATATGCAAGAAGTGAGAAATAGATCAGTGtcctttgttttttcttacaaTTAGACTTAagtagtttttttaatataagaaaaGAAGTACACATGAACATCCATAAGGTGGCAGCATGAAACCGAGTATACGCAGTAAAACAGTTTGCCTTAGCGATACCTTTATTCCAGCAATACCATCAGTGTTTTACTATTCTTATCAATTACATATACAATATGCTAGTTTATAACTAAATGCGGTCTTTCATAAATCTGCTGTCTGAACTGCTCATAGATTGCTAATACTTTTTAATTACCTGAACCATTTCCTCCTCAGGCATATCAGCAAATGTATTGTCTTTACTTGGCTTGGGAGAGCTTTTAAAGGAATATAATGCTTGATCCCTTGCTCTTGACAATGCAGTTCCCTTATTTGTTGCTGAATGTAACTGTCCTGATGTCTTTGTTTCAGAGTGAAGTTTTAAAGCATGGCGTTCTTTTACACTTTCTAAATGCTGCATTTCTCCATAGAAAGCTTTAGTTTCAGGAAACACTTCTCTCCTTACACCCTGGTGCAAGTTTACTTCTCCAGGTAGGGAATTCTGTTTATTTCCTGCGGGCCTGTACAtttgatgagtaaaatatttgaaGAACACAAACAATACTCTAAATAAATAAGGGAAAATCTACTGATTAACATAAATATCTCAAAGATTTAGTTTGTCATTCTCTGCCCTCACCGATACTGGGGATGTTGAGTTATTTAAATACAACGTACACAACCCAGGGTCAGTGTTGAAAGACTCAATCtatattttgtatgtgttcACTCTTCATGTACGTCCTGTTGCTtataacatacatgcatacatacatagctCAATGCCCTCCGCCTAAGAGGCTCATGTCACGCACATCTTGTATCTAGGACCCTGCACAATATGATTAATTTGTTCCCTAGTGCATACCACAATTGTACTTTTGCTACGAAGTCATTGATATTACTTTAAGTGATCACCACAATACCAGAAATAGCACCTTGCATGTAATCACTGTGTATGTTTGGTCTGGTTGTCTCCTGGTTCTCAAATCTCTCTCACACATATTTTTACCaatattttttgacattttattttgttgtaacTTATGATTCAAATTCATACACAACATAAAGTTTAAgccttttatttgtattttattttttgggatgGCTAAAGTGAGGGCAGGCAggacttaattttatttttgtattttattataacttttacctatatttttattataacttttACCTTCCCACCTCTATTTTTACTTCCCCAAAAGCCCAAGGGTATGGTGTGTAGAAAGTTTGTAcaaatgctaaataaaatatCGACTTACACTGCTCTACAGCCGGTTGTGTTGGATTTATACTGTTGATGAACCAAAGAATATCGCATAGGCTGAAGAACCTGCAAGCTGTGTGAACACATGTATAGGGAGTTAAAGTACATCTGAATATATTTAATGCCACATTCTGCTTCAAAAAATCCACTACATGGATGGAATGAGGCCTACTTGTACAGTAAGTTTGTTGTGAGGTTTTACTCTGCCCACAGCATGGTCTTCATTCCTAAAAAAACATCTGTCTGATGTGTGATAAATATGTAAACAGTGTGAATCTCTTGTAGCATagatttattgctttatattccATACTAGTGCCTACAACAATCTGTCCTACTTAGTTTGCCTCACAAATTCTGCAGAAATTTGCCAAGACCAATTTCAATACATTGAAAAcccatttcaaaaaaaaaaaaaaaggtcacttGCAAATTTCCTTGCTTTTGACAGAagagcaaattttgtccattaacatAACATCCAATTGATTAGAAATATAGACAGTGTTAATGATGTAAATGCTGGAAACAgttgattttaatggaatatcttcataggcgtacagcaACTCTCTATCAATCCCAATCTTATATTTTCCAAAGACATgctgtgtttgctaatccaagtttaaaagactaattgatcattaggaAACCCTTTTCTTTTGTAAATGTTACAGCTAGAGATCACCtccatacatgcatacatataaacatacacacatacagagcGTTATCTGTGGGTTCAAAAGAGAAAGGGTCATCATTTTAACTGAGGTAATCACCACTGTTTCCCTGTGAGTAGCTCAACAGAGCCAGGAATCCTTGCATGAAGCCAAACACGGCTGTACGCTCATCTAAGACATGCCCAAACTGCTTCTGACACTATCTACTTACTATTTACAGATAGCTATCGAAAATTGAAGGAGTAATGTACAGGCATGTttagaaaagtatatatttgcAATGCCAAATGTTGTTTAAAGGAGGTAAAGCACAAAGATAGATCTACTACAGTATACTGGACAATGGGAACGGACACTGTAGTGCTGAGTGTTATAAAAAGCATATGCACTGTCAATATCTATTGAGTTCCACTACATCCTACTGATGtaggtttaaaaaacaaacaaacaaaacaatctGCCAATAAAGTGTAGCAATTGAACTACGTGGTGACACTTACATGCATTTAGAGACACCAAAAGAAAACCAATGTCCATAGAATTCCTTCAATACCATTTTTATAAGAATATCATGTTAAGAAACACCAGGtaactttttaatttaatttgaaagCATTGATGTCAAACTACATCTATTGCAGCTTGTAAATTAACCAGAAAATCACTCTTCTgcagaataaataatatatacaatgtaaAGAACCGTGTTACTTCATTTACCTTGTGTCTATTTTTTTCTCAGGGTTAACTGGTTTAGGGTTTCTGGCTTCTGGGAGAAAACAGAAGATACAATAAACAAGGCAAGGAAAGGCTTAGATATCTAAGATTAAGGAACAACAGGcatcaaaaaaaacattacgaTCAATTAGAACCAGTAAGGAAGTACCAGAAAGTTTAAGAAGTCGGAAGGATGCACATAGTTGCCTATAGTAGACTTggacaaatggaccaaaaacatttcagacacatttttcacTTTTGGTCCAATTGTTTTCCGACAATTAATTTAATTCCCTGCCCTTTCAGTTCTGACgaaattcagagggcttttttaATTGAGAAGCAAAATTAGTTGTCAATCctcctcattcactctctcccaCTTTCAAtttctcccttccttctccGCCGACCACATCAGTGTCCacttctgtctccttttccactgCGTCGCCTTTTGTCTTACCTCTTCTTGTTGTTTGCTTctactgtcttctttcttcactgTCTGCTGGATTGTCCCGGCTTCCTGAGTGCTTCATCAAAACTCCAACTGGAGGAATggaggagaggctgtccccatgggCCCACTGAGGCTCCCTCTTTTGCAGACGTACCCCAGGCAGATAAGTCGAGAAAGAAGCGCTTCTGCACCTTTCTTTCTCCTCAAATCCTTCTGCATTATTCTGACCTGTTGTAGCACTTCCACAACAAGGCAgagcctctcccccattcctctgatggggggagagggtgtgcactGAGTATAGGTTAACAGAGTGGACAGTGGGGAGAagcggaccaagaaagaagacagaagaaaggatccagaagaacaagaagaggtaaGACAAGCAGCGGAACTGCAAACAAGGAGACAGGGACGTGAAATCGGTTGGCATAGAAGGTAGTGAGTCATTgagagtagaggactgcattgggaggcttgcgggcggtcaggcactgtacctgcaggTCCTGGTAatcccacgcagtcccgcaaggctgccttctcgctgctcccttagtGTCTCCCGTCTTGCTCCGCcgaggaacaaaacggagtcacgtgatgtgacatcacttcccgtGGCtgcgccttgttcctgggcggagcaagagaagagacgctgtgagggagaaactcgagggcagccttgcgggactgcgtgggaaatctgcagttcaggtaaggaggtgggcttgattggccacaaatgtggcgggagcggaacagcCACATAGCGGGAGTGGGCaggattgggcaaaaaaatcagcgggagcgggattaaaaaagcagtcccacgcagggctctaATTGAGAGTATGAGCGAGAGTGAAAAAACCAAATGCTAAATTGGAGCCTCCTGCCTCGTTTTTGTTGGTGCCCGTGCTCGTTGTCAGACAAtcatacaaattaataaaattggcAAATTGGTATGAATCCAAATATACAAGTTTAGCCTTTAGCTCCAGAGGTAGGGATGGAACCAGACCCCCACTCATTAGGAGTGGCCCATCTACCTCTAAAGGTAATCTGCAAGGCTGCATTAAAATCATTGCACCCATACAGATGCCTTTGTGTTTAAACAAATAGAAAGCCATTTTGTtatctgtgtatatttatatatatatatatatatatatatatatataatctatctacCCGTGGATACAGCAGAGAAATCAAAGCCTTCTGGGTCATGATGGAAACAGCTGGGAGCGGGTTCATTTATCTGCGGCAGGGATGTCAGTGGTTGTCTATTTCTTTTCTTCTGGTTGAAGATCGGTACAGGAAGGCAACCTGCAAATGCAAGAAAACACACTTTACAGAAAATCATAAGGATGCAATATGTGAAATGGAACcagagaaaagcaaaaagctTTAAGCAAGGTACAGCCGTGTAATACATAAAAGGGGGAAAGAGGAATATATGAGCGTGAAATACATTTACGAAGCGAGGTAGCCACAACTACAACTGACATGGTTACCATGCAAGCCAGCAACCCCTATGCAACTCCATATAACACGTTTTCCAAGAAAATGGGACAGCATTACCAGAAGCCGTAACACTAACCCTTAAGATACAGACCGAGGCAGCGACACCAGAGGTAAGCAGATAACTCACATCACAACAAGGCAATAGCAATAGGTGTGAAATGGCACGCTGCATGTAATGGCCACATCTCACTCAGTTTTCCCATGTGTAAGGCCTGTTCCACCACCATCTGAGGTGCACATGCCATTCCTTTCACtacatgtatatagatatactaTATCTGAGAAAGTATTCTATAAACACTGTCCTATTCAAACCCAAGCAGCTGGCAACCCTAACCTTATTACCAGGCCGTTTAGCCCAAGCCTACACGAGGAAACGCGTAAGAAACGACACAAGGGATTACCTGTGGCGGCTGTGGGATGTGAAGGGAAGCTCCTCTTCATATTCGCTCACAGACTTACACACCCGCTATTAGCAAATGAAACCATAGTCCGTCAGCCTTCCCGCCAACCGTCACGTGAACAAGTTCTGCGGCGGAGCCTTCTACCCGCGCGCGTTACAGGATTCCTCACTTTTCGTAGCCCCGCCTACTCCCCTTCGCCTAATcagatataatatttttaatcagtttttatttaataagggTTCTGATTGGTGCGGACGCCCATCAGGTGGTATATAAAATGCAGTTTACTCCGGCGTTTCCGCTTTCCGATGCTGCGGCATGTAATTTCGTTTGAGGAGATATGTTGTGCTATGGCTGTTTAGCTTACGAAGTGAAATACAAATTGATGTTCGCTGCCGGAATACAGCCCACGGCCTAGCCGATCGTCCAGCTCCTGGCAAACAGCCGTTTCTTGTAGTTGTGCACCTGGCGTTCGAAATAACTCAAATTCAAattgtttctgttaatgaaGAGCCTCTCAGCTCTGTCAGCCATACAGGTTGATCCTGAAGGACTAGTGGTTTGGGAGGGTTGGCAGCTGTCAGCCCAGGGGCTTATAGGCCCTGAAACTCAAAGGGCACGGAATGCACGATACACAATTACAGAACAGTATAGCATGAAAAGGCACAATAAGCATCCAGTCATGGCGTAACTGCTGCATAGAGTCCATGTTATTGGAGACATCCCACTTTCTGTGGAATTATAAGTAAACCAAAGAAGAATAAAGTTATAGTTCAACATCCTAGGAACAACTGCTCCCCCTCAGCGGTGTATCATTTATATAAAGGTTAATTCCTGCCACAGATACATTTTCTCTGGTAATTTCTGGTATATTCATAAATTAGAATTTTAAGCTGTGACAAATAACTGATTGCTGCCTTAACtgctaataaatacaataatacaaaaagtatAGGCTGTTTTCCTGCCGTTCTAGACAGAAAGTAATCCCATCAGGGTTATTTcttgtttcatttttcagcTTGCCCTCAGTTCGATGTTTGAATGGTTGATCTGTATGAAGACGGCTTTAAATACTTAACCAGTGAAAATCGGTTTTCTTAATGAGTAACTTTTTAAAGACTATATCATGCA
This sequence is a window from Spea bombifrons isolate aSpeBom1 chromosome 2, aSpeBom1.2.pri, whole genome shotgun sequence. Protein-coding genes within it:
- the SPATA22 gene encoding spermatogenesis-associated protein 22, which codes for MKRSFPSHPTAATGCLPVPIFNQKKRNRQPLTSLPQINEPAPSCFHHDPEGFDFSAVSTEARNPKPVNPEKKIDTSLQVLQPMRYSLVHQQYKSNTTGCRAVVLFVFFKYFTHQMYRPAGNKQNSLPGEVNLHQGVRREVFPETKAFYGEMQHLESVKERHALKLHSETKTSGQLHSATNKGTALSRARDQALYSFKSSPKPSKDNTFADMPEEEMVQSVPFYQLTFKEKENSLRIIPATIESMKHWSEYTDRIPLLFEVLATLDSAVTCGEHGSKMFLLRDGKSHVPCVFYEIDRELPRLIRGRVHRAVGNYDKKRTVLKCVSVRPASAAEQQTFKQFITAADKEMERYVRSINEI